One region of Mycteria americana isolate JAX WOST 10 ecotype Jacksonville Zoo and Gardens chromosome 17, USCA_MyAme_1.0, whole genome shotgun sequence genomic DNA includes:
- the DIPK1B gene encoding divergent protein kinase domain 1B isoform X2, which produces MRRIRRLVHLVLFCPFSKGLQCDQYKKGIISGSTCKDLCEERSLLFQHCLSSSPTQQVYSGLWRETEVIIKCGIEEALKADSHPDSVPRRDVVLFDKPTRGTSMDEFKEMLLNFLKSNLGDQPSLAALVSRIIAMADVNRDGKVSLAEAKSIWALLQLNEFLLMLSLHEKEHTSKLLGHCGDLYVTEKIPHTSLYGVDVPPFLQSLLPSVVHQIIHQWFAPAWPRRAKIAIGLLEFVEEIFHGTYGNFYICETSLKNVGYNDKYDFKMVNLRKVATEMTIRGFLKGRHCEQNVDCTYGKDCMATCDKLMKQCKSDVVQPNLAKVCGLLQDYLLYGAPPELKEELQKQLRTCMTLSGLASQMEVHHSLVLNNLKTLLWKKISNTKYS; this is translated from the exons ATGCGGAGGATCCGGCGGCTGGTGCATCTGGTGCTGTTCTGCCCCTTCTCCAAGGGCCTGCAG TGTGACCAGTACAAGAAGGGAATCATTTCTGGCTCCACGTGCAAAGACCTGTGTGAGGAGCGCAGCCTCCTCTTCCAGCactgcctctcctcctctcctacCCAGCAG GTTTACAGTGGGCTCTGGAGGGAGACGGAGGTGATCATCAAATGCGGCATCGAAGAAGCCTTGAAGGCAGACAGCCACCCAGACTCTGTGCCCAGGAGGGACGTGGTCCTCTTTGACAAACCGACACGAGGGACATCGATGGATGAGTTCAAAGAAATGCTCCTGAACTTCCTGAAG TCCAACCTGGGAGATCAGCCTTCTCTGGCAGCCTTGGTGAGCCGGATCATTGCCATGGCAGATGTGAACCGGGATGGGAAAGTGTCTTTAGCGGAGGCCAAATCCATCTGGGCACTACTTCAGCTCAATGAGTTTCTTCTCATGCTCTCCTTGCACGAGAAAGAGCACACTTCCAAGCTGCTGGGGCACTGCGGGGACCTCTACGTCACTGAGAAGATCCCCCACACCTCCCTCTACGGAGTggatgtcccccccttcctccagtCGCTGCTGCCTTCAGTCGTCCACCAAATCATCCACCAGTGGTTTGCACCAGCGTGGCCCCGGCGGGCAAAGATCGCCATCGGCCTTCTGGAGTTCGTGGAGGAGATATTCCACGGGACCTATGGGAACTTCTACATCTGCGAGACCAGCTTGAAGAACGTGGGCTATAATGACAAATACGACTTCAAAATGGTCAACCTGAGGAAGGTGGCGACGGAGATGACAATCAGAGGTTTCCTCAAGGGACGTCACTGTGAGCAGAACGTGGACTGCACCTACGGCAAGGACTGTATGGCGACATGCGACAAACTCATGAAGCAGTGCAAAAGCGACGTGGTGCAGCCCAACCTGGCGAAGGTCTGCGGGTTGCTGCAGGACTACTTGCTGTACGGAGCACCGCCGGAGCTgaaagaagagctgcagaaacagctccGAACTTGCATGACCCTCAGCGGCCTGGCCAGCCAGATGGAAGTGCACCACTCCCTCGTGCTGAACAACCTCAAGACCTTGCTCTGGAAGAAGATTTCCAACACCAAATACTCCTAA
- the DIPK1B gene encoding divergent protein kinase domain 1B isoform X1, which yields MRRIRRLVHLVLFCPFSKGLQNRLPGIKVKYLLVVWLGIFVGSWVAYMHYSSYSELCRGHVCRMIICDQYKKGIISGSTCKDLCEERSLLFQHCLSSSPTQQVYSGLWRETEVIIKCGIEEALKADSHPDSVPRRDVVLFDKPTRGTSMDEFKEMLLNFLKSNLGDQPSLAALVSRIIAMADVNRDGKVSLAEAKSIWALLQLNEFLLMLSLHEKEHTSKLLGHCGDLYVTEKIPHTSLYGVDVPPFLQSLLPSVVHQIIHQWFAPAWPRRAKIAIGLLEFVEEIFHGTYGNFYICETSLKNVGYNDKYDFKMVNLRKVATEMTIRGFLKGRHCEQNVDCTYGKDCMATCDKLMKQCKSDVVQPNLAKVCGLLQDYLLYGAPPELKEELQKQLRTCMTLSGLASQMEVHHSLVLNNLKTLLWKKISNTKYS from the exons ATGCGGAGGATCCGGCGGCTGGTGCATCTGGTGCTGTTCTGCCCCTTCTCCAAGGGCCTGCAG aatCGCCTCCCGGGCATCAAGGTGAAATACCTGCTGGTGGTGTGGCTGGGCATCTTCGTGGGCAGCTGGGTAGCGTACATGCATTACTCATCCTACTCCGAGCTCTGCCGCGGCCACGTCTGCCGGATGATAATC TGTGACCAGTACAAGAAGGGAATCATTTCTGGCTCCACGTGCAAAGACCTGTGTGAGGAGCGCAGCCTCCTCTTCCAGCactgcctctcctcctctcctacCCAGCAG GTTTACAGTGGGCTCTGGAGGGAGACGGAGGTGATCATCAAATGCGGCATCGAAGAAGCCTTGAAGGCAGACAGCCACCCAGACTCTGTGCCCAGGAGGGACGTGGTCCTCTTTGACAAACCGACACGAGGGACATCGATGGATGAGTTCAAAGAAATGCTCCTGAACTTCCTGAAG TCCAACCTGGGAGATCAGCCTTCTCTGGCAGCCTTGGTGAGCCGGATCATTGCCATGGCAGATGTGAACCGGGATGGGAAAGTGTCTTTAGCGGAGGCCAAATCCATCTGGGCACTACTTCAGCTCAATGAGTTTCTTCTCATGCTCTCCTTGCACGAGAAAGAGCACACTTCCAAGCTGCTGGGGCACTGCGGGGACCTCTACGTCACTGAGAAGATCCCCCACACCTCCCTCTACGGAGTggatgtcccccccttcctccagtCGCTGCTGCCTTCAGTCGTCCACCAAATCATCCACCAGTGGTTTGCACCAGCGTGGCCCCGGCGGGCAAAGATCGCCATCGGCCTTCTGGAGTTCGTGGAGGAGATATTCCACGGGACCTATGGGAACTTCTACATCTGCGAGACCAGCTTGAAGAACGTGGGCTATAATGACAAATACGACTTCAAAATGGTCAACCTGAGGAAGGTGGCGACGGAGATGACAATCAGAGGTTTCCTCAAGGGACGTCACTGTGAGCAGAACGTGGACTGCACCTACGGCAAGGACTGTATGGCGACATGCGACAAACTCATGAAGCAGTGCAAAAGCGACGTGGTGCAGCCCAACCTGGCGAAGGTCTGCGGGTTGCTGCAGGACTACTTGCTGTACGGAGCACCGCCGGAGCTgaaagaagagctgcagaaacagctccGAACTTGCATGACCCTCAGCGGCCTGGCCAGCCAGATGGAAGTGCACCACTCCCTCGTGCTGAACAACCTCAAGACCTTGCTCTGGAAGAAGATTTCCAACACCAAATACTCCTAA